From the Oncorhynchus nerka isolate Pitt River linkage group LG28, Oner_Uvic_2.0, whole genome shotgun sequence genome, one window contains:
- the LOC115113698 gene encoding vesicular glutamate transporter 2.1-like: protein MESVKMRAKEGIKEFGAKTLGQMYKVMEKRQGTGEVIELTEDGRPSEAQEKKAPLCDCTCFGLPRRYIIAIMSGLGFCISFGIRCNLGVAIVGMVNNSTIHKDGKIIITEKAKFNWDPETVGMIHGSFFWGYIVTQIPGGYICSRLAANRVFGLAIFLTSTLNMLIPSAARTHYGLVIFVRILQGLVEGVTYPACHGIWSKWAPPLERSRLATTSFCGSYAGAVIAMPLAGILVQYSGWSSVFYLYGCFGIFWYMFWILVSYESPAVHPTITQEERVYIEESIGESAKLMGPAEKFKTPWKKFFTSMPVYAIIVANFCRSWTFYLLLISQPAYFEEVFGFELSKVGMVSALPHLVMTIIVPIGGQLADYLRSRNILSTTTVRKIMNCGGFGMEATLLLVVGFSHTKGVAISFLVLAVGFSGFAISGFNVNHLDIAPRYASILMGISNGVGTLSGMVCPLIVGAMTKNKTREEWQWVFLIAALVHYGGVIFYGIFASGEKQPWADPELTSDEKCGFIDEDELAEETGDITQSYSALGGGPAKTYGATTQNGGWADSWDKKEEFVQEEAEGGPYGYRQDQDYS, encoded by the exons ATGGAGTCCGTCAAGATGAGAGCCAAAGAGGGGATAAAGGAATTTGGGGCGAAGACCCTGGGACAGATGTACAA GGTGATGGAGAAGCGACAGGGAACTGGTGAAGTTATCGAACTAACAGAGGACGGCAGGCCCTCTGAGGCCCAGGAGAAGAAAGCACCCCTGTGCGACTGCACGTGTTTTGGGCTGCCCCGCCGATATATCATCGCCATCATGAGCGGTCTAGGCTTCTGTATCTCCTTCGGCATCCGATGCAATCTGGGCGTGGCCATCGTGGGAATGGTCAACAACAGCACTATTCACAAAGATGGGAAGATCATcatcacagag AAAGCAAAGTTCAACTGGGACCCAGAGACAGTCGGTATGATCCATGGTTCGTTTTTCTGGGGCTATATAGTGACGCAGATCCCGGGAGGGTACATATGCTCGAGACTGGCAGctaacag GGTTTTTGGTCTTGCCATTTTCCTTACCTCGACGCTCAATATGTTAATCCCCTCGGCGGCACGGACGCATTATGGACTGGTCATCTTTGTGAGGATATTGCAAGGGCTGGTGGAG GGAGTGACCTACCCAGCCTGCCATGGGATCTGGAGTAAGTGGGCTCCCCCTCTGGAGAGGAGTCGCCTGGCCACCACCTCCTTCTGTG GTTCCTATGCTGGTGCTGTCATTGCCATGCCTCTAGCAGGGATCCTGGTGCAGTACTCAGGCTGGTcctctgtgttctatctctatg GGTGCTTTGGGATCTTCTGGTATATGTTCTGGATCCTTGTGTCGTATGAAAGTCCTGCTGTGCACCCTACCATCACCCAGGAGGAACGAGTCTACATAGAGGAGAGCATCGGGGAGAGTGCCAAGCTCATGGGCCCTGCTGAG AAATTTAAGACCCCCTGGAAAAAGTTCTTCACCTCCATGCCTGTCTATGCAATCATCGTGGCCAACTTCTGCAGAAGCTGGACCTTCTACCTACTGCTTATCAGTCAGCCGGCCTACTTTGAGGAGGTGTTTGGGTTTGAGTTAAGCAAG GTTGGCATGGTGTCTGCCCTGCCCCACTTGGTGATGACAATCATTGTGCCCATTGGAGGGCAGTTGGCTGACTACCTACGCAGCAGGAACATCCTgtccaccactacagtcaggaagaTCATGAACTGTGGAG ggttTGGCATGGAGGCTACACTGCTGCTGGTAGTGGGATTTTCCCACACCAAAGGGGTGGCTATTTCCTTCCTGGTCCTTGCTGTGGGCTTCAGTGGATTTGCCATATCAG GATTCAACGTCAATCACTTAGACATTGCTCCACGCTATGCCAGTATCCTTATGGGCATATCCAACGGTGTGGGCACCCTGTCTGGCATGGTATGCCCATTGATCGTAGGTGCCATGACAAAAAACAAG ACTCGAGAAGAGTGGCAGTGGGTGTTCCTCATCGCTGCTCTGGTTCACTACGGGGGAGTCATCTTCTATGGCATCTTTGCCTCTGGAGAGAAGCAGCCGTGGGCCGACCCAGAGCTGACCAGCGATGAGAAGTGTGGCTTCATCGATGAGGATGAGCTGGCAGAGGAGACGGGCGACATCACCCAGAGTTACAGTGCCCTGGGCGGCGGTCCGGCCAAAACGTACGGTGCCACTACGCAGAACGGGGGCTGGGCTGACAGCTGGGATAAAAAGGAGGAGTTTGTCCaggaagaggcagagggagggccGTATGGCTACAGGCAGGACCAGGACTACTCCTAG